Proteins encoded by one window of Antechinus flavipes isolate AdamAnt ecotype Samford, QLD, Australia chromosome 4, AdamAnt_v2, whole genome shotgun sequence:
- the ARHGDIA gene encoding rho GDP-dissociation inhibitor 1 yields MAEQEPTAEQLAQIAAENEEDEHSVNYKPPAQKSIQEIQELDKDDESLRKYKEALLGSVTVSADPNTPNVIVTRLTLVCSTAPGPLELDLTGDLESFKKQSFVLKEGVEYRIKISFQVNREIVSGMKYIQHTYRKGVKIDKTDYMVGSYGPRAEEYEFLTPVEEAPKGMLARGSYNIKSRFTDDDKTDHLSWEWNLTIKKEWKD; encoded by the exons ATGGCAGAGCAAGAACCTACAGCAGAGCAGCTGGCCCAGATTGCAGCTGAGAATGAGGAGGATGAACATTCTGTCAACTATAAGCCCCCAGCACAGAAGAGCATTCAGGAGATCCAGGAGCTGGACAAAGATGATGAGAGCCTTCGGAAGTATAAAGAGGCCCTGTTGGGCAGTGTAACTGTTTCCGCTG ATCCCAACACTCCAAATGTTATTGTGACCCGCCTGACCCTAGTATGCAGCACTGCACCTGGTCCCTTGGAGCTAGATCTGACTG GTGACCTAGAGAGCTTCAAGAAGCAGTCATTCGTGCTGAAGGAGGGTGTGGAGTACCGGATAAAAATTTCCTTCCAG GTGAACAGGGAGATCGTATCAGGCATGAAGTACATCCAGCATACTTACAGAAAAGGCGTCAAAA TTGACAAAACTGACTACATGGTGGGCAGTTATGGGCCTCGAGCAGAAGAATATGAGTTCCTGACCCCTGTGGAGGAGGCTCCCAAGGGCATGCTAGCTCGTGGTAGCTACAACATCAAGTCTCGATTTACAGATGATGACAAGACGGATCACCTCTCCTGGGAGTGGAACCTCACCATCAAAAAGGAGTGGAAGGACTGA